The Deinococcus planocerae region AACGGGGTGTCCCTGGGCGTGATCAGCTACTGCGCCATCAAGCTGCTGAGCGGGCGGGCGCGGCAGGTCAGCCCCATCCTCTATGTCGTGGCGGCCCTGCTCCTCGCCCGTTACATCTGGCTGGGCGCCGAGTAACGACGACAGACGGACCAGGAGAAAGGAGACGGGCCGCGCGGCCCGTCTCCTCTACTTTTGAGGCTCACTCCTCGACCCAGCGGACCTTATCCTCCACGGGCCGCCGCGTGCCGACGGGCCAGCCCGCGCGGGGGTAGCCGAGGTACACCACGCCCACCATGCCTGCCTCCTCCGGGAAACCCAGCATCCGGGCCGTGTTGGGGTGCATGGACGGCGGGTTGGTGATCCACTTGCCCACCAGACCGTGCGCGGTGGCTGCGAGGAGGAGGTTGTGCACGGCGCACACGGTCGCCCACTGCTCCTCGTGGAGGGGCATCCGGGGCTTCGCGGCGGGCTCGGCGGCCACCGCGATCCACACGGGCGCAAGCCCCTGGCGCTCGCTCTGGCCCTGGCGGGCCTCCTCGCCCAGCGCCGGGTTGAGGAGGCCCGCGCTCGCGTTCAGCGCCTCCGAGAGCCGGGCCCGCCCCGCTCCCGTGAACACCGCGAAGCGCCACGGCTCGGTCCGTCCGTGGCTCGGGGCCCAATTCGCGGCCTCCAGGAGGGCTTGCAGGGTGGCGCGCGGCACCGGAACGGGGGAGAGGTCCCTCAGGTCCGCCGTGCGGCGGTGGCGAATGGCGTGCAAGACGGC contains the following coding sequences:
- a CDS encoding nitroreductase family protein, whose amino-acid sequence is MSAPSPLPTSPGAEPGSREAVLHAIRHRRTADLRDLSPVPVPRATLQALLEAANWAPSHGRTEPWRFAVFTGAGRARLSEALNASAGLLNPALGEEARQGQSERQGLAPVWIAVAAEPAAKPRMPLHEEQWATVCAVHNLLLAATAHGLVGKWITNPPSMHPNTARMLGFPEEAGMVGVVYLGYPRAGWPVGTRRPVEDKVRWVEE